The region ATATTATGAGAGCTCGATAGTCATGATGGGCTGCATCCCGTTTGAATGTCTTGAGAGAGGGCGGTTCCTTTGCAGAGGGCCGCCCTCTACCATTCTAAGGCTACTGGTAAATTACTGTTCCTGTCATTGCTTTTCCCGCTTTATCATCATTTGCGTAACTTGTATAAAGTCTGAAATCTTCTCGTTTTAACTCCGCTCAAAAAGAGCCCCTATAAGACGTACTTTTGAATATACCTTATTTTATGCGGCTTCGCAAACGATTTTGCTCTGGAAAAATCAGAAAAATTGAAGAGATTCTTGTATTTTGGGCCAATTTTTTGGAGGCTTTGTACTTTTTTGCTAGTGAAGTGTTGAAATCCATAGTTGACAAAATAAACGATTTTGCTAACAACCGTTTGCAAAATTTGCAAAGTTTCGCTTTTTGAAAATTCTCTATTGTAGATTAGAACCTCCAAACTTAATGGAGGTGTAATTATGAATCAATCTATTCCTGAAAAGCTAAAAGGCAAAACCTACATCGACCCGAGAACCGATACCGGATTCAAGAGCCTGTTCGCCAGCAAGGATGCCATCAAGGACTTCGTTGATGGAATCTTGCACCTGAAAGGCGACGACCAAATCAAGAATCTGAATTACTCGTTTGAACATACGTTAAGATTTATGATTCCCGAAGAGCGGAAAGTCATTTTGGATGCTTTCGCAACTACGGGTTCTAAGCGTTTCCTCAATATTGAAATGCAGAAGGCAGACCACAGTTTCTTTATCGACCGAACCATATTGTACAAAGCGTTCTTGATTATAAAAGGCAAGCATGAAATGGATAAATCAGAAGAATTCAAAACGCTCACAAAAGAAGAAAAGGAATACCGGCGTTATGAAATTCCCGAAACAATATCCATTTGGATTTGTGATTTTGAATTGCCGTACTGCATGGGAAAATACATTGATGAATGGGCTATTTATAGCAAGG is a window of Fibrobacter sp. UBA4297 DNA encoding:
- a CDS encoding PD-(D/E)XK nuclease family transposase, with product MNQSIPEKLKGKTYIDPRTDTGFKSLFASKDAIKDFVDGILHLKGDDQIKNLNYSFEHTLRFMIPEERKVILDAFATTGSKRFLNIEMQKADHSFFIDRTILYKAFLIIKGKHEMDKSEEFKTLTKEEKEYRRYEIPETISIWICDFELPYCMGKYIDEWAIYSK